A single Elephas maximus indicus isolate mEleMax1 chromosome 2, mEleMax1 primary haplotype, whole genome shotgun sequence DNA region contains:
- the LOC126070075 gene encoding protocadherin beta-17, with the protein MDTPLPKALQKRQVIAIIILLLWWEAGSATIKYSVLEEGDSGSFVANIAKDLGLGIEELAARGARILSKGNKQHLQVQQKSGNLILKEKLDREELCGDTDPCILHFQVLLKNPVQFFQGELQLQDINDHAPEFLESEILLKISENSHPGTAFPLKIAQDLDVGSNTVQNYTISTNFHFHLFTRTHSDGRKYPELVLDKALDREEQPELRLTLTALDGGSPPRTGTSQVVILVVDVNDNAPEFTQLLYEVQVPENSAIGSLVISVSARDLDAGTHGELAYSFFQPSNQVIQAFQINAVMGEIRLKKLLDFEEIQSYSMEIEASDGGGLSGKCTVAIEVVDVNDNAPELTMSLLISDIPENSPETVVAIFGISDPDSGDNGKMTCSIQDHLPFILKPTVDNFYTLVTEKSLDRESRAEYNITITVTDLGTPRLKTEHKITVLVSDVNDNAPTFSRTSYTLFVPENNSPALHMGSVSATDRDSGSNAQVTYSLLPPQDPHLPLASLVSINADNGHLFALRSLDYEALRAFEFRVGAIDAGSPALSSEALVRVEVMDDNDNSPFVLYPLQNGSAPCTELVPRAAEAGYLVTKVVAVDGDSGQNAWLSYQLLKATEPGLFSVWAHNGEVRTARLLSERDAAKHRLIVLVKDNGEPPMSASVTLHVLLVDGFSQPYLPLPEVARDEAQTDLLTVYLIIALASVSSLFLFSVILFVLVRLCRRNRAASVGRCSVPEGHFPGHLVDVSGTGTLSQSYQYEVCLTGGSGNTEFKFLKPIFPDFLVEKTGRDTEENAHFRNNFGLN; encoded by the coding sequence ATTCTTTCCAAAGGGAACAAGCAGCATCTGCAGGTCCAGCAAAAGAGTGGGAATTTGATCCTAAAAGAAAAATTGGACCGGGAGGAGTTGTGCGGTGACACGGATCCATGTATACTGCATTTCCAGGTGCTACTAAAAAACCCGGTGCAGTTTTTTCAAGGTGAGCTACAGCTCCAAGACATAAATGACCATGCCCCAGAATTTTTGGAAAGTGAAATCCTCCTGAAAATCTCAGAAaacagccacccagggactgcgtTTCCCTTGAAAATAGCTCAAGATCTGGACGTAGGCAGCAACACAGTTCAGAACTATACGATTAGCACCAACTTCCATTTCCACCTTTTCACACGCACTCACAGCGATGGCAGGAAATACCCGGAGCTGGTGCTGGACAAAGCCCTGGACCGCGAGGAGCAGCCTGAGCTCAGGCTAACGCTCACAGCACTGGATGGTGGGTCACCACCCAGAACTGGGACGTCCCAGGTTGTCATCCTGGTTGTGGACGTCAATGACAACGCTCCTGAATTTACTCAGCTGCTCTATGAGGTGCAGGTCCCAGAAAACAGCGCCATAGGCTCCCTTGTTATCTCTGTCTCCGCTAGAGATTTAGATGCTGGAACCCATGGGGAGCTCGCTTACTCATTTTTTCAACCTTCAAATCAAGTCATTCAAGCTTTTCAAATAAACGCAGTTATGGGAGAAATTCGATTAAAAAAACTCTTGGATTTTGAGGAAATTCAATCTTACTCTATGGAAATTGAAGCCTCAGATGGCGGGGGTCTTTCAGGAAAATGCACCGTAGCCATAGAAGTGGTGGATGTGAATGACAACGCTCCTGAGCTCACCATGTCACTACTCATCAGTGATATCCCGGAAAACTCTCCTGAGACTGTGGTCGCCATTTTCGGAATTTCAGATCCAGATTCGGGGGACAATGGAAAAATGACGTGTTCCATCCAGGATCACCTCCCGTTCATTCTGAAGCCTACCGTAGACAATTTCTACACCCTGGTAACAGAGAAGTCACTGGACAGAGAGAGCAGAGCCGAGTACAACATCACCATCACCGTCACAGACTTGGGTACCCCCAGGTTGAAAACTGAGCACAAAATAACAGTGCTGGTCTCCGACGTCAATGACAACGCGCCCACCTTCTCCAGAACCTCTTATACCTTGTTCGTCCCTGAGAACAACAGTCCCGCCCTCCACATGGGCAGCGTCAGCGCCACAGACAGAGACTCAGGCTCCAACGCCCAAGTCACCTACTCGCTGCTGCCGCCCCAGGACCCGCACCTCCCCCTCGCCTCCTTGGTCTCCATCAACGCGGACAATGGGCACCTCTTCGCTCTCAGGTCACTGGATTACGAAGCCCTGCGAGCCTTCGAGTTCCGTGTGGGCGCGATAGACGCAGGTTCCCCGGCGCTGAGCAGCGAGGCGCTGGTGCGCGTGGAGGTCATGGACGACAACGACAACTCGCCCTTCGTGCTCTACCCGCTGCAGAACGGCTCTGCGCCCTGCACAGAGCTGGTGCCCAGGGCTGCCGAGGCGGGCTACCTGGTGACCAAGGTGGTGGCGGTGGACGGCGATTCGGGCCAGAACGCCTGGCTGTCCTACCAGCTGCTCAAGGCCACGGAGCCCGGACTGTTCAGCGTGTGGGCGCACAATGGCGAGGTGCGCACAGCCAGGCTGCTGAGCGAGCGCGATGCCGCCAAGCACAGACTCATCGTGCTGGTCAAGGACAATGGCGAGCCGCCAATGTCTGCCAGCGTCACGCTGCACGTGCTCCTGGTGGACGGCTTCTCGCAGCCCTACCTGCCGCTACCTGAGGTGGCCCGGGATGAGGCCCAAACTGACTTGCTCACTGTCTACTTGATCATTGCGTTGGCGTCGGTCTCGTCGCTCTTCCTGTTCTCCGTCATCCTGTTCGTCCTGGTGAGGCTGTGCAGGAGGAACAGGGCCGCCTCGGTGGGTCGCTGCTCGGTGCCTGAGGGCCACTTTCCGGGCCACTTGGTGGACGTCAgcggcacagggaccctgtccCAGAGCTACCAGTATGAGGTTTGTCTCACGGGAGGTTCCGGGAACACCGAGTTCAAGTTTCTTAAACCTATATTCCCTGACTTTTTGGTTGAAAAGACTGGTAGGGATACCGAGGAAAATGCTCACTTTAGAAATAATTTTGGGTTAAATTAG